The following proteins come from a genomic window of Vidua chalybeata isolate OUT-0048 chromosome 2, bVidCha1 merged haplotype, whole genome shotgun sequence:
- the PROS1 gene encoding vitamin K-dependent protein S isoform X2, which produces MVCSEKWLYCAVRASGADPVFLSQQYASQFLLRKRRANSFMEERKKGNLERECIEELCNREEAREIFENNPETEYFYPKYLGCLASHRAGVFRVAAVTPDSPADLRACVKEISNQCSPLPCHKDGYKDCIDGQAKYTCVCKAGWRGENCEEDINECEDLNGGCSQRCSNFPGSFRCLCEDGYFMHSNKRDCGDINECVLHPNICGTAICKNTEGRYECQCPEGYTYNSTSKNCEDIDECAENICAQLCVNSPGSYRCYCDGKKGFKLSKDMKNCESVTECIRLNLEKNYQLLYLAEQFIGTPVLYLKFKLPNVTRFTAEFDFRTYDTEGLILYAESLDNSAWILLALRDGKIEVQFKNEFGTKVTSGGKAINDGLWHIVSVEELEHSISVKIAKEAVMSINSPGTLFKQSQGFLETKVYIAGLPRRAGGKQEWALVKQINPRLDGCIRAWNLMNQGHSGVNEVIQEKESKHCLVEVERGSFYPGTGMAAFQINYNNLDSAEDWLINVTLTIRPSTDTGVMFALVSNETVPLALSIVGSNSSDSQKITVTIGNITVAQLESKKLCTPRKVQVGLLVTKQELELAVDSHTDRSNSEQLSTLHQAMMANVVTYLGGLPDVPLGATPVTAFYNGCMEVKVNSRQLDLDEAISKHNDIRSHSCPRIVQ; this is translated from the exons ATGGTGTGCTCGGAGAAGTGGCTTTATTGTGCAGTCCGGGCAAGCGGCGCAGACCCTGTTT TTTTATCCCAGCAGTATGCCTCTCAGTTCCTGCTGAGGAAACGTCGAGCAAACTCTTtcatggaagaaagaaagaagggaaatcTAGAAAGGGAATGCATTGAAGAATTATGCAATAGGGAAGAAGCCAGGGAAATCTTTGAAAATAATCCTGAAACT gaatatttttatcCCAAATATTTAG GCTGCCTTGCCTCCCATCGAGCAGGGGTGTTCAGGGTGGCTGCAGTCACTCCAGACTCTCCAGCTGACCTGAGGGCTTGTGTCAAGG AAATTTCAAACCAGTGCAGCCCCCTGCCATGCCATAAAGATGGATATAAGGATTGCATAGATGGACAAGCCAAGTATACCTGTGTCTGTAaagcaggatggagaggagagaaCTGTGAGGAAG ATATAAATGAATGTGAAGACCTCAATGGAGGTTGCAGCCAACGCTGTTCCAATTTCCCTGGGAGCTTCCGTTGCCTGTGTGAAGATGGTTACTTCATGCATTCCAACAAAAGGGATTGTGGAG ATATAAATGAATGTGTGCTACATCCAAACATTTGTGGAACAGCCATCTGTAAAAACACTGAGGGTAGATATGAGTGTCAATGTCCAGAAGGTTACACATATAATTCAACTTCCAAGAACTGTGAAG ATATTGATGAATgtgctgaaaatatttgtgctcagctctgtgtgAACTCACCAGGAAGTTACAGATGCTATTGTGATGGCAAGAAAGGGTTCAAGCTCTCTAAGGACATGAAGAATTGTGAG TCTGTTACTGAGTGTATCCGACTGAATCTTGAAAAGAATTATCAACTGCTTTACCTGGCAGAGCAATTTATAGGAACTCCTGTTCTCTACTTAAAGTTCAAACTGCCAAATGTCACAAG ATTTACAGCAGAGTTTGATTTCCGGACATATGACACAGAGGGGTTGATCCTGTATGCAGAATCTCTGGACAACTCAGCATGGATCTTGCTTGCTCTTAGGGATGGAAAGATTGAGGTTCAATTCAAGAATGAGTTTGGAACAAAAGTCACCAGTGGAGGCAAGGCCATTAATGATGGACTGTGGCATATA gtatCAGTTGAAGAATTAGAACACAGCATCAGTGTAAAAATAGCTAAAGAGGCTGTGATGAGTATTAACAGCCCAGGAACTCTGTTTAAGCAATCCCAGGGTTTCTTGGAAACCAAGGTGTACATTGCAGGATTACCTCGCAGAGCGGGTGGTAAACAAGAGTGGGCTCTTGTTAAACAg ATTAACCCTCGTCTGGATGGTTGTATCCGAGCCTGGAACTTGATGAACCAGGGACATTCAGGAGTAAATGAAGTtattcaagaaaaagaaagcaaacactgTTTAGTAGAAGTGGAGAGAGGATCCTTCTACCCTGGCACTGGAATGGCAGCATTCCAGATAAACTATA ATAATCTTGACAGTGCTGAAGATTGGCTAATAAATGTGACTCTGACTATTCGGCCATCCACAGACACTGGTGTTATGTTTGCCTTGGTTTCTAATGAAACAGTGCCTCTTGCATTGTCCATAGTGGGCTCTAACTCCTCTGACTCACAG AAAATCACTGTGACCATTGGGAACATCACTGTTGCACAGCTGGAATCAAAGAAGTTATGCACCCCCAGAAAAGTGCAGGTTGGACTTCTAGTGACCAAACAGGAGCTTGAACTGGCTGTTGATTCACACACAGACAGAAGCAACTCTGAGCAACTCTCAACTCTGCATCAAGCAATGATGGCAAATGTTGTCACCTACCTGGGTGGCCTGCCAG ATGTTCCTCTGGGTGCTACACCAGTGACTGCTTTTTATAATGGCTGCATGGAGGTGAAGGTCAACAGCAGACAGCTGGATCTGGATGAAGCCATTTCCAAACACAACGACATCAGATCTCACTCGTGCCCACGGATCGTGCAGTAA
- the PROS1 gene encoding vitamin K-dependent protein S isoform X1, with translation MRPRGPRCLPLLALAIALAEAATFLSQQYASQFLLRKRRANSFMEERKKGNLERECIEELCNREEAREIFENNPETEYFYPKYLGCLASHRAGVFRVAAVTPDSPADLRACVKEISNQCSPLPCHKDGYKDCIDGQAKYTCVCKAGWRGENCEEDINECEDLNGGCSQRCSNFPGSFRCLCEDGYFMHSNKRDCGDINECVLHPNICGTAICKNTEGRYECQCPEGYTYNSTSKNCEDIDECAENICAQLCVNSPGSYRCYCDGKKGFKLSKDMKNCESVTECIRLNLEKNYQLLYLAEQFIGTPVLYLKFKLPNVTRFTAEFDFRTYDTEGLILYAESLDNSAWILLALRDGKIEVQFKNEFGTKVTSGGKAINDGLWHIVSVEELEHSISVKIAKEAVMSINSPGTLFKQSQGFLETKVYIAGLPRRAGGKQEWALVKQINPRLDGCIRAWNLMNQGHSGVNEVIQEKESKHCLVEVERGSFYPGTGMAAFQINYNNLDSAEDWLINVTLTIRPSTDTGVMFALVSNETVPLALSIVGSNSSDSQKITVTIGNITVAQLESKKLCTPRKVQVGLLVTKQELELAVDSHTDRSNSEQLSTLHQAMMANVVTYLGGLPDVPLGATPVTAFYNGCMEVKVNSRQLDLDEAISKHNDIRSHSCPRIVQ, from the exons ATGAGGCCGCGGGGCCCGCGGTGCCTCCCGCTGCTGGCGCTGGCCATCGCCCTGGCCGAGGCGGCGACCT TTTTATCCCAGCAGTATGCCTCTCAGTTCCTGCTGAGGAAACGTCGAGCAAACTCTTtcatggaagaaagaaagaagggaaatcTAGAAAGGGAATGCATTGAAGAATTATGCAATAGGGAAGAAGCCAGGGAAATCTTTGAAAATAATCCTGAAACT gaatatttttatcCCAAATATTTAG GCTGCCTTGCCTCCCATCGAGCAGGGGTGTTCAGGGTGGCTGCAGTCACTCCAGACTCTCCAGCTGACCTGAGGGCTTGTGTCAAGG AAATTTCAAACCAGTGCAGCCCCCTGCCATGCCATAAAGATGGATATAAGGATTGCATAGATGGACAAGCCAAGTATACCTGTGTCTGTAaagcaggatggagaggagagaaCTGTGAGGAAG ATATAAATGAATGTGAAGACCTCAATGGAGGTTGCAGCCAACGCTGTTCCAATTTCCCTGGGAGCTTCCGTTGCCTGTGTGAAGATGGTTACTTCATGCATTCCAACAAAAGGGATTGTGGAG ATATAAATGAATGTGTGCTACATCCAAACATTTGTGGAACAGCCATCTGTAAAAACACTGAGGGTAGATATGAGTGTCAATGTCCAGAAGGTTACACATATAATTCAACTTCCAAGAACTGTGAAG ATATTGATGAATgtgctgaaaatatttgtgctcagctctgtgtgAACTCACCAGGAAGTTACAGATGCTATTGTGATGGCAAGAAAGGGTTCAAGCTCTCTAAGGACATGAAGAATTGTGAG TCTGTTACTGAGTGTATCCGACTGAATCTTGAAAAGAATTATCAACTGCTTTACCTGGCAGAGCAATTTATAGGAACTCCTGTTCTCTACTTAAAGTTCAAACTGCCAAATGTCACAAG ATTTACAGCAGAGTTTGATTTCCGGACATATGACACAGAGGGGTTGATCCTGTATGCAGAATCTCTGGACAACTCAGCATGGATCTTGCTTGCTCTTAGGGATGGAAAGATTGAGGTTCAATTCAAGAATGAGTTTGGAACAAAAGTCACCAGTGGAGGCAAGGCCATTAATGATGGACTGTGGCATATA gtatCAGTTGAAGAATTAGAACACAGCATCAGTGTAAAAATAGCTAAAGAGGCTGTGATGAGTATTAACAGCCCAGGAACTCTGTTTAAGCAATCCCAGGGTTTCTTGGAAACCAAGGTGTACATTGCAGGATTACCTCGCAGAGCGGGTGGTAAACAAGAGTGGGCTCTTGTTAAACAg ATTAACCCTCGTCTGGATGGTTGTATCCGAGCCTGGAACTTGATGAACCAGGGACATTCAGGAGTAAATGAAGTtattcaagaaaaagaaagcaaacactgTTTAGTAGAAGTGGAGAGAGGATCCTTCTACCCTGGCACTGGAATGGCAGCATTCCAGATAAACTATA ATAATCTTGACAGTGCTGAAGATTGGCTAATAAATGTGACTCTGACTATTCGGCCATCCACAGACACTGGTGTTATGTTTGCCTTGGTTTCTAATGAAACAGTGCCTCTTGCATTGTCCATAGTGGGCTCTAACTCCTCTGACTCACAG AAAATCACTGTGACCATTGGGAACATCACTGTTGCACAGCTGGAATCAAAGAAGTTATGCACCCCCAGAAAAGTGCAGGTTGGACTTCTAGTGACCAAACAGGAGCTTGAACTGGCTGTTGATTCACACACAGACAGAAGCAACTCTGAGCAACTCTCAACTCTGCATCAAGCAATGATGGCAAATGTTGTCACCTACCTGGGTGGCCTGCCAG ATGTTCCTCTGGGTGCTACACCAGTGACTGCTTTTTATAATGGCTGCATGGAGGTGAAGGTCAACAGCAGACAGCTGGATCTGGATGAAGCCATTTCCAAACACAACGACATCAGATCTCACTCGTGCCCACGGATCGTGCAGTAA